In Glycine max cultivar Williams 82 unplaced genomic scaffold, Glycine_max_v4.0 scaffold_141, whole genome shotgun sequence, one DNA window encodes the following:
- the LOC102664121 gene encoding uncharacterized protein has protein sequence MDIPLRSTRKYLFKKTDLLRLRELASLVSDPVDFQAHHGKLLRILRVDVEEGCLETLVQFYDPLYHCFTFPDYQLVPTLEEYSYLVGLPVPDKIPFHGFEPTPKPSDIAAALHLKTSIIQANLTSKGGLQGLPTHFLYQQASIFAEAASTLAFHSILALLIYGLLLFPNIDNFIDINAIKIFLTKNPVPTLLADTYHSIHDRTQAGRGTISCCASLLYQWLTFHLPQSRAFKTNDDKLSWPRRIMTLDPSDIVWYQAASDVGEIIVSCGEYPNVPLLGMRGGISYNPLLARRQFGYPIKTKPNNLALTNEFYLNHGDHSNKRERFAQAWSAIRRLNRSQLGKKSDYVHESYTQWVIDRTKSFGLPYRLPRYLSSTIPPSSLPIPFDTKEEFHEQLTKERQEKETWKRRCQELEQENETLKGKIAQQSRELFIQNQRMIEKDDLLRRKDALLHRDARRKRRFMDLFSRAHSDSEDPSTPGV, from the coding sequence ATGGACATCCCACTGAGAAGCACTAGGAAGTACCTTTTCAAAAAAACAGACCTGTTGAGATTAAGGGAGCTAGCATCTTTAGTAAGTGATCCAGTTGATTTTCAAGCTCATCATGGGAAGTTGCTCAGAATTCTTAGAGTAGATGTTGAGGAAGGATGCCTAGAGACCCTGGTTCAGTTCTATGACCCGCTCTACCATTGCTTCACATTTCCCGATTACCAGCTTGTCCCCACACTTGAAGAGTACTCCTACCTAGTTGGCTTACCTGTGCCAGACAAGATACCTTTCCATGGTTTTGAGCCTACCCCTAAACCCTCCGACATCGCAGCCGCCCTCCATCTTAAAACCTCCATCATCCAAGCAAACCTTACCTCTAAAGGAGGCCTCCAAGGTCTTCCCACCCACTTCCTCTACCAACAAGCCTCCATATTTGCTGAAGCAGCTAGTACACTTGCCTTCCATTCTATCCTAGCCCTCCTTATATATGGCCTTTTACTCTTCCCAAATATTGACAACTTCATCGATATCAATGCCATTAAAATCTTTCTTACAAAGAACCCCGTACCCACTCTACTCGCCGATACCTACCATTCTATTCATGACCGTACCCAGGCTGGCCGGGGAACCATTTCTTGTTGTGCATCTTTGCTCTATCAGTGGCTTACCTTCCACTTACCTCAATCCCGTGCCTTCAAGACCAATGATGACAAGCTTTCCTGGCCTCGCCGAATCATGACTCTTGACCCATCTGACATTGTTTGGTACCAAGCAGCTAGTGATGTTGGAGAGATTATTGTGAGTTGTGGTGAATATCCCAACGTACCTCTTTTGGGTATGCGTGGCGGAATTAGCTACAACCCACTCCTCGCTCGACGACAATTTGGGTACCCGATAAAGACAAAACCAAACAACCTTGCCTTGACTAATGAATTCTATCTTAACCATGGTGATCACTCGAACAAAAGGGAAAGATTCGCACAAGCTTGGAGCGCTATCCGCAGACTCAACAGAAGTCAGTTGGGAAAGAAATCAGACTATGTGCACGAATCTTATACCCAGTGGGTTATTGATAGGACCAAGAGCTTTGGCCTACCCTACCGCTTACCTAGATACCTATCGTCCACCATCCCACCATCATCCTTGCCTATCCCCTTTGACACTAAGGAGGAGTTTCATGAACAATTAACCAAAGAAAggcaagaaaaagaaacttgGAAGAGGAGATGCCAGGAGCTAGAGCAAGAGAATGAGACTTTGAAAGGGAAGATAGCCCAACAGAGCCGTGAGCTTTTTATCCAGAACCAGAGGATGATTGAGAAGGACGACTTGCTTCGTCGGAAAGACGCCTTGCTCCACCGAGATGCTAGAAGGAAGAGGAGGTTTATGGATTTGTTCTCCCGTGCACATTCAGATTCCGAGGACCCATCTACTCCGGGAGTTTGA
- the LOC102664250 gene encoding uncharacterized protein — protein sequence MDIVEQENQSLREEVATLREGMDRLTTMMSALLSAQNSQAAAAAVEQPLVSTTPLSTVTSPPLFLPPGCTWGMPPPVCGSPQPAVSEVPPPFAQQSAPVPQPSTSFPQAAMTYSAPLIHTIQQEVEPIFQAENVVAFDKMEELQERFDGMQREVEALRGRDLFGKDACELCLVPNVTIPHKFKVPDFEKYKGNSCPRSHLVMYARKMSMYTDNHKLLIHFFQDSLTGAALKWYMNLDSASIRTFNDLGEAFIRQYKYNLDMAPDRDQLRAMTQKEKETFKEYAQRWREVAAQIIPPLEEKEMTKIFLKTLSQFYYEKMVASAPTDFTEMVNMGVRLEEGVREGRLTGESAPAASNAKKFGGHFAKKKDQEVGMVAHGKPQQNFTPYRQVANVASTIPNPSYHQQRPHYPYQYPPQQYPPQQYPPQQYPPQQYPPQQYHQPQYPQKQQNRPQTPQQPYHSQNRQKTTFDPIPMKYADLLPALLAKNLVQVRTPPRTPDVLPPWFRHDLTCAFHQGAPGHDVENCYVLKNEVQKLVRANLLSFKDQNPNVQANPLPNHGPAVNMIQDCDEDGVILNVQHVRTPLVPIHIKMCEAALFDHDHAACEICPVNVKGCPKVQEDVQGLIDNRELIIMRKDKEVCVITPEFQRLEISYNSGESTTTPLVISLPGPMPYASLKAVPYKYSATMLEGGQEVPLPSLTPAISVDNIASDSKVLRNGRVIPTLFAKKMNDPAVKQVTVNGPGTRKEVGQSNGTSKNSDHDEILKLIQKSEYKVVDQLLQTPSKISILSLLLNSEAHREALMKVLDQAFVERDVTVNQLDSIVGNITACNNLSFSDEELPEEGRNHNLALHISVNCKSDALSNVLVDTGSSLNVMAKSTLDQLSYQGPPMRRSGVVVKAFDGSRKSVIGEVDLPITIGPFVFQITFQVMDIQAAYSCLLGRPWIHEAGAVTSTLHQKLKFVRNGRLITVSGEEALLVSHLSAFSFIGADETEGTSFQGLTVEGKKPEKNEVSFATWKSAQKVVQEGTGVGWGKVVQLIESKNREGLGFASSAGSATNSVGSSSITSTFCSAGFINNSPEANAVLEDVPEERVLAFVTPGKLVRNWDAVDIPSSSIICRLSIYEPVEHNNPALSPNFEFPVYEAEEEEDDEIPKELARLLEYEKKTIRPHEEVVEVINLGTEKDKKEVKIGASLEATVRRRVIELLKEYADVFAWSYQDMPGLDPRIVEHRLPLKPECPPVKQKLRRTRPDMALKIKEEVQKQIDAGFLITSEYPQWLANIVPVPKRDGKVRMCVDYRDLNKASPKDDFPLPHIDVLVDNAAKSKVFSFMDGFSGYNQIKMAVEDREKTSFITPWGTFCYRVMPFGLINAGATYQRGMTTLFHDMMHKEIEVYVDDMIVKSGTEEEHVEYLLKMFQRLRKYQLRLNPNKCTFGVRSGKLLGFIVSQKGIEVDPDKVKAIREMPVPQTEKQVRGFLGRLNYISRFISHMTATCGPIFKLLRKDQGVVWTEDCQKAFDSIKNYLLEPPILIPPVEGRPLIMYLTVLEDSMGCVLGQQDETGRKEHAIYYLSKKFSDCESRYSLLEKTCCALAWAAKRLRHYMINHTTWLISKMDPIKYIFEKPALTGRIARWQMLLSEYDIEYRTQKAIKGSVLADHLAHQPIEDYQPIKFDFPDEEIMYLKMKDCDEPLLGEGPDPESRWGLIFDGAVNVFGNGIGAVIITPEGNHLPFAARLQFDCTKNMAEYEACILGIEKAIDLGIKNLDIYGDSALVINQIKGEWETRHPGLIPYKDYAKRLLTFFNKVELHHIPRDENQMADALATLSSMYEVSHRNNLPTIRIQRLERPAHVFAVGEVVGDKPWFHDIKCFLQSQEYPPGASNKDRRTLRRLSGNFFLNGDVLYKRNFDMVLLRCVDKQEAEFLMHEVHEGSFGTHPNGHAMARKLLRAGYYWMSMETDCCKHARKCHKCQIYADRIHVPPTTLNVLSSPWPFSMWGIDMIGRIEPKASNGHRFILVAIDYFTKWVEAASYANVTKQVVVCFIKNQIICRYGVPNRIITDNGTNLNNKMMKDLCEEFKMEHHNSSPYRPQMNGAVEAANKNIKKIVQKMVVTYKDWHEMLPYALHGYRTSVRTSTGATPFSLVYGMEAVLPVEVEIPSMRVLMEAQLSEAEWCQSRYDQLNLIEEKRMKALCHGQLYQQRMKQAFDKKVRPRVFQEGDLVLKKVLSFQPDSRGKWTPNYEGPYVVKRAFSGGALTLTTMDGDELPRPVNADAVKKYFV from the exons ATGGATATAGTTGAACAAGAAAATCAGAGTCTCAGGGAGGAGGTTGCCACTTTACGAGAGGGAATGGATAGGTTGACGACTATGATGAGTGCACTCCTATCCGCCCAGAACTCTCAAGCTGCCGCCGCTGCTGTAGAGCAGCCTTTGGTGAGCACAACCCCGCTATCTACAGTGACTTCTCCACCCCTCTTTTTGCCTCCAGGTTGTACATGGGGAATGCCACCTCCAGTCTGTGGAAGCCCCCAGCCCGCTGTATCTGAAGTTCCACCTCCTTTTGCTCAGCAGTCAGCACCAGTTCCGCAACCCAGTACCTCTTTCCCTCAAGCTGCAATGACTTATTCAGCTCCACTGATTCACACTATTCAACAAGAGGTTGAACCAATTTTCCAAGCTGAAAATGTTGTAGCCTTCGACAAGATGGAAGAACTCCAAGAAAGATTTGATGGTATGCAAAGGGAAGTCGAAGCCCTCCGAGGAAGAGATCTGTTCGGAAAGGACGCCTGTGAATTATGCTTGGTCCCAAACGTTACTATCCCTcacaagttcaaggtgccagacttcGAGAAGTATAAAGGGAACTCTTGTCCCCGCAGTCACTTGGTGATGTACGCACGGAAAATGTCCATGTATACTGACAATCATAAGCTGCTTATTCATTTCTTTCAGGACAGCCTGACTGGGGCCGCTCTGAAATGGTATATGAATTTGGACAGTGCGAGCATTCGTACTTTCAATGACCTGGGTGAAGCGTTCATCCGGCAGTATAAGTACAATCTGGACATGGCCCCAGATCGTGATCAGCTCCGTGCGATGAcacaaaaagagaaggaaacgtTCAAGGAGTATGCCCAGCGTTGGAGGGAAGTGGCTGCCCAGATTATCCCGCCGTTGGAAGAAAAGGAAATGACCAAAATATTTCTGAAGACCCTGAGCCAGTTTTATTACGAGAAAATGGTTGCAAGTGCACCAACAGACTTCACCGAAATGGTCAACATGGGGGTGCGATTAGAGGAAGGTGTCCGAGAGGGACGTTTGACCGGGGAAAGTGCCCCTGCCGCAAGTAATGCCAAGAAGTTTGGAGGCCACTTTGCGAAGAAGAAAGATCAAGAGGTGGGAATGGTAGCTCATGGTAAGCCTCAGCAGAATTTCACCCCGTATCGTCAGGTTGCGAATGTCGCATCCACTATTCCAAACCCATCATATCACCAACAAAGGCCACATTACCCCTACCAATACCCTCCACAACAATACCCTCCACAACAATACCCTCCACAACAATACCCTCCACAACAATACCCTCCACAGCAATACCATCAGCCACAATACcctcaaaaacaacaaaatcgcCCGCAAACCCCCCAACAGCCATATCACTCACAAAACCGCCAGAAAACAACCTTTGATCCAATCCCAATGAAGTATGCTGACTTACTCCCCGCCCTGCTCGCAAAAAACCTTGTCCAGGTCAGAACACCCCCTCGTACACCAGATGTTTTACCTCCCTGGTTTCGTCATGATTTAACCTGCGCTTTCCACCAAGGGGCCCCAGGTCATGACGTTGAAAACTGCTATGTCCTGAAGAATGAAGTGCAAAAACTAGTCCGGGCCAACTTGCTATCCTTCAAAGATCAGAATCCCAATGTTCAGGCGAACCCTCTGCCGAACCATGGGCCTGCTGTCAACATGATACAAGATTGTGATGAAGACGGTGTCATCCTGAACGTCCAACACGTTCGAACTCCCCTGGTCCCAATACATATCAAGATGTGCGAGGCAGCTCTGTTTGACCATGATCATGCAGCATGTGAAATATGTCCTGTGAATGTAAAAGGATGCCCGAAGGTACAAGAGGACGTACAAGGGTTGATAGACAACAGAGAACTAATCATCATGAGGAAGGACAAAGAAGTGTGCGTCATTACCCCTGAGTTTCAGCGGTTGGAAATAAGCTATAACAGTGGGGAATCAACTACTACTCCACTGGTGATTAGCTTGCCAGGACCTATGCCGTATGCTTCTCTAAAAGCGGTCCCTTACAAGTATAGTGCCACGATGTTGGAAGGTGGGCAGGAGGTGCCTTTGCCCTCTCTAACTCCTGCGATTTCTGTGGACAACATTGCTAGTGACAGTAAGGTTCTGAGGAATGGACGTGTTATCCCCACATTGTTtgcaaagaaaatgaatgatcCGGCAGTTAAACAGGTGACAGTGAACGGCCCCGGTACAAGGAAGGAAGTGGGCCAATCCAATGGGACTAGCAAGAATTCTGATCATGACGAAATTCTGAAACTGATCCAGAAGAGTGAGTATAAAGTAGTAGACCAACTGCTGCAAACTCCCTCTAAGATATCCATTTTGTCTCTGCTATTGAACTCAGAAGCACACCGTGAGGCTCTAATGAAGGTGTTAGACCAAGCTTTTGTGGAGAGGGACGTGACTGTTAATCAATTGGACAGTATAGTAGGAAACATTACTGCCTgcaataatttaagttttagtgATGAAGAACTTCCTGAGGAGGGGAGGAACCACAATCTGGCGTTACATATATCGGTGAACTGCAAGTCTGATGCTCTGTCGAATGTACTTGTGGACACTGGTTCCTCATTGAATGTAATGGCCAAATCCACATTAGATCAACTTTCCTACCAGGGGCCCCCCATGAGAAGAAGCGGGGTGGTTGTCAAAGCGTTTGATGGATCAAGAAAGTCTGTTATCGGGGAGGTTGATTTGCCCATTACAATTGGGCCGTTTGTTTTCCAAATTACATTCCAGGTGATGGATATCCAAGCCGCATACAGTTGCCTTTTGGGTAGGCCGTGGATCCATGAAGCGGGGGCCGTGACATCCACCTTGCATCAAAAGCTGAAGTTTGTCAGAAATGGGAGATTGATCACTGTGAGTGGAGAGGAAGCCTTGTTGGTTAGTCATTTGTCAGCTTTTTCCTTTATTGGTGCTGATGAAACAGAAGGAACCTCTTTCCAAGGACTGACTGTAGAGGGTAAAAAGCCAGAGAAGAATGAAGTGTCTTTTGCTACTTGGAAGAGCGCACAGAAAGTGGTGCAGGAGGGAACAGGTGTAGGATGGGGAAAAGTTGTGCAGTTGATAGAGAGTAAAAACCGTGAAGGACTAGGATTTGCTTCCTCTGCAGGATCCGCAACGAACAGTGTTGGATCAAGCTCCATTACTAGCACCTTTTGTAGCGCCGGGTTCATCAACAACTCGCCAGAAGCCAATGCTGTCTTGGAAGACGTTCCTGAAGAGAGAGTACTTGCATTTGTCACACCTGGAAAACTTGTCCGCAACTGGGACGCGGTTGACATCCCTTCA TCATCAATCATATGCAGACTAAGCATTTATGAGCCCGTTGAACATAATAACCCTGCACTCTCTCCCAACTTCGAATTTCCTGTCTACGAGGCTGAAGAGGAGGAGGATGATGAGATCCCGAAGGAACTTGCTCGGTTATtggaatatgaaaagaaaaccaTTCGGCCTCATGAGGAGGTAGTAGAGGTGATTAACTTGGGAACCGAGAAAGATAAGAAGGAAGTCAAGATTGGGGCATCGCTTGAGGCAACTGTCAGACGAAGGGTGATTGAATTACTTAAAGAATATGCCGATGTGTTCGCATGGTCGTACCAGGATATGCCCGGCTTGGATCCCCGTATTGTGGAGCACCGTTTGCCTTTGAAGCCCGAATGCCCACCGGtcaaacagaaactgagaagaaCTCGCCCTGACATGGCTCTCAAGATCAAGGAGGAAGTACAGAAGCAGATCGATGCAGGTTTTCTTATCACATCAGAGTATCCTCAATGGTTAGCCAACATAGTGCCTGTTCCAAAGAGGGACGGCAAAGTCAGGATGTGCGTTGACTACCGGGATTTGAACAAGGCTAGTCCGAAAGATGACTTTCCTCTACCTCACATCGATGTATTGGTTGACAACGCTGCAAAGTCCAAGGTCttctccttcatggacggtttctctgggtACAATCAGATCAAGATGGCAGTTGAAGACAGAGAAAAGACATCTTTCATCACGCCTTGGGGCACCTTTTGTTACAGGGTAATGCCTTTTGGGTTGATAAATGCAGGTGCCACTTACCAAAGAGGCATGACCACTCTCTTTCATGACATGATGCACAAAGAGATAGAAGTGTACGTGGATGATATGATTGTCAAGTCAGGCACTGAAGAAGAACATGTCGAGTACTTGCTGAAAATGTTTCAACGGCTGAGAAAGTACCAACTTCGACTGAATCCCAACAAATGTACCTTTGGTGTTAGATCTGGAAAACTCTTGGGTTTCATAGTCAGTCAGaaaggtattgaagtagatcctgacAAGGTCAAGGCCATTAGAGAAATGCCGGTTCCACAAACAGAGAAACAAGTGAGAGGTTTTCTTGGGCGTCTAAATTACATTTCTCGTTTCATCTCGCACATGACAGCCACGTGCGGACctatattcaagttgcttcgaAAAGATCAAGGGGTTGTTTGGACCGAAGATTGTCAAAAGGCTTTTGATAGTATCAAGAATTATCTGCTAGAACCTCCAATTCTTATACCGCCAGTTGAAGGAAGGCCTCTGATTATGTACTTGACTGTGTTAGAAGATTCTATGGGCTGTGTGCTCGGACAACAGGATGAGACCGGAAGGAAAGAGCATGCCATCTACtacttgagcaagaagtttTCAGATTGTGAGTCCAGGTACTCCCTACTtgagaaaacttgttgtgcactaGCCTGGGCTGCCAAGCGTCTTCGTCATTACATGATTAATCACACCACCTGGCTAATATCTAAAATGGACCCGATCAAGTATATCTTTGAGAAACCCGCTCTGACAGGAAGAATTGCTCGTTGGCAGATGTTGTTATCCGAGTATGATATCGAATACCGCACCCAGAAGGCAATTAAGGGGAGTGTTCTTGCTGATCATTTGGCTCACCAACCAATCGAGGACTATCAACCCATCAAGTTTGACTTTCCTGATGAAGAGATTATGTACTTGAAGATGAAGGATTGTGATGAACCATTGCTTGGAGAAGGTCCAGATCCCGAGTCCAGATGGGGTTTGATTTTTGATGGAGCCGTGAATGTCTTTGGCAATGGAATTGGGGCAGTTATTATCACTCCTGAAggtaatcatctccctttcgctGCAAGGTTACAGTTTGATTGCACCAAAAATATGGCAGAGTATGAAGCATGTATCCTGGGCATTGAAAAAGCCATCGACTTGGGAATCAAGAACCTTGACATTTACGGGGATTCAGCTCTCGTAATCAACCAAAtcaaaggagaatgggaaactcgCCACCCCGGTTTGATTCCATACAAAGATTATGCAAAGCGTTTGCTAACCTTCTTCAACAAAGTGGAGCTTCACCACATCCCTCGTGATGAGAACCAGATGGCAGATGCGTTAGCAACTTTATCCTCCATGTACGAAGTGAGTCACCGAAACAATTTGCCAACAATCAGAATTCAGCGCCTCGAGAGGCCCGCTCACGTATTTGCAGTCGGAGAGGTTGTTGGTGATAAGCCCTGGTTCCATGATATCAAGTGTTTCCTCCAAAGTCAGGAATATCCACCTGGAGCATCCAACAAGGATAGGAGAACTTTGAGAAGATTGTCTGGTAATTTCTTCCTAAATGGGGATGTTTTGTACAAAAGAAACTTTGACATGGTACTACTCAGGTGTGTAGATAAGCAAGAAGCAGAATTTTTGATGCATGAGGTACATGAAGGCTCCTTTGGAACTCATCCCAATGGACATGCAATGGCAAGGAAGTTGTTGAGAGCAGGTTACTACTGGATGTCGATGGAGACAGATTGTTGCAAACATGCTAGGAAGTGCCACAAGTGCCAGATTTATGCTGACAGAATTCATGTACCACCAACTACACTTAATGTTCTTTCTTCTCCGTGGCCCTTCTCTATGTGGGGCATCGATATGATTGGTAGAATCGAACCGAAAGCTTCAAACGGGCATCGTTTCATTCTAGTGGCTattgattacttcaccaagtgggttgAAGCAGCATCTTATGCAAATGTGACTAAGCAAGTTGTGGTCTGTTTTATCAAGAATCAGATCATCTGCCGTTATGGTGTGCCCAACAGAATCATTACAGATAATGGAACGAActtgaacaacaagatgatgaaagATTTGTGTGAAGAGTTCAAGATGGAGCATCACAATTCTTCTCCTTACAGACCTCAGATGAATGGCGCAGTTGAAGCTGCaaacaagaatatcaagaagatagtGCAGAAGATGGTGGTCACATACAAAGACTGGCATGAGATGTTACCGTATGCTTTGCATGGGTATCGCACTTCAGTGCGTACCTCAACAGGGGCAACCCCCTTCTCTTTGGTGTATGgtatggaagcagtactccctgTGGAGGTTGAGATTCCATCAATGAGAGTTCTAATGGAGGCCCAGTTATCAGAAGCTGAATGGTGCCAAAGCAGATATGATCAGTTGAATCTAATTGAAGAAAAACGCATGAAGGCCTTGTGCCACGGACAACTTTATCAACAGAGGATGAAGCAAGCTTTCGACAAGAAGGTTCGTCCTCGTGTGTTTCAAGAAGGAGATCTTGTGCTCAAGAAGGTTTTATCTTTCCAACCCGATTCTAGGGGCAAGTGGACGCCTAATTACGAAGGCCCATATGTCGTCAAGAGAGCTTTCTCTGGTGGTGCACTGACTCTTACGACTATGGATGGGGATGAGCTCCCTCGTCCCGTGAATGCGGATGCAGTCAAGAAATACTTtgtctaa